The Sinomicrobium kalidii genome contains a region encoding:
- a CDS encoding phage portal protein family protein codes for MSIIRSIYRKAESYILSRADERTLSVAAESKRTNALSGQLQYESVNLMAQSLENLKMAVALATDPEEPDFSQLSEVYRNLLIDNHLGSVIDTRLLHAQRAPFKIVDEKGQENEELTDLFQRPWFEDFRRLTVFSRFQGRTLVELYELNDLGELEYIDEIPQGYFNAKKGIILKEPGAQTGWKYKEGLFEPHYLQVGKDRELGMLMQMAPAILAKKLGMGAWQDFIDKYGVPPLFITTDRSDPTRQKELLEAGLNFKRTNVLVGQGNEKFEVGQTGGVSKADTYDLLVLRINSEISKRVLGGTSLTDEKSFVGSAEIQYRLAKDRFESDKLLVKNVINMKLFPKLVHLSPVYGPLQNHYFEWDDENWEAKKEAAEMAVKLAQQFEVDPEWVEQQTGVPILGLKQTTGLKDTKGPTARYLKKKSFRH; via the coding sequence ATGAGCATCATCAGAAGTATATACCGGAAGGCTGAAAGCTATATCCTAAGCAGGGCTGACGAGCGTACCCTTTCCGTGGCGGCAGAAAGCAAACGCACCAATGCCCTGAGCGGGCAGTTACAATACGAGAGTGTCAACCTTATGGCCCAAAGCCTGGAGAACCTGAAAATGGCCGTGGCCCTTGCGACCGATCCGGAGGAACCGGATTTTTCACAACTCAGCGAAGTATATCGAAACCTGCTTATCGATAATCACCTGGGCAGTGTCATTGACACCCGGCTATTGCACGCTCAAAGAGCACCTTTTAAAATTGTAGATGAAAAGGGGCAGGAAAACGAGGAACTGACCGACCTGTTCCAACGCCCCTGGTTTGAGGACTTCCGTCGCCTCACGGTATTCAGCCGTTTCCAGGGCCGTACCCTGGTTGAATTATACGAACTCAACGACCTGGGGGAACTGGAATATATTGACGAAATCCCGCAGGGGTATTTTAATGCCAAAAAAGGGATCATCCTTAAAGAGCCGGGAGCGCAAACCGGGTGGAAATACAAGGAGGGACTTTTTGAGCCCCATTACCTGCAGGTGGGGAAGGATCGGGAATTGGGCATGTTGATGCAAATGGCCCCGGCTATCCTGGCTAAAAAGTTGGGTATGGGGGCCTGGCAGGACTTTATCGATAAATATGGGGTGCCACCATTGTTTATTACCACCGACCGCTCAGACCCAACCCGGCAGAAAGAACTCCTGGAGGCAGGACTGAATTTTAAAAGAACAAACGTCCTGGTGGGCCAGGGCAATGAAAAATTCGAGGTGGGACAAACCGGGGGCGTCAGTAAGGCGGACACTTATGATCTGCTCGTATTGCGGATTAATTCCGAAATCAGTAAACGCGTCTTGGGAGGGACCTCCCTAACGGACGAAAAGAGTTTTGTGGGGTCTGCCGAAATACAATACCGGCTGGCCAAGGACCGGTTTGAAAGTGACAAGCTGCTGGTGAAAAATGTCATCAACATGAAACTGTTTCCCAAGCTGGTACATCTCTCCCCGGTGTATGGCCCCTTACAGAACCACTATTTTGAGTGGGACGATGAAAACTGGGAGGCCAAAAAGGAGGCAGCGGAGATGGCCGTTAAACTGGCCCAACAATTTGAAGTGGACCCGGAATGGGTGGAACAGCAAACCGGGGTGCCGATCCTGGGATTAAAACAAACCACAGGTTTAAAAGATACGAAAGGTCCAACAGCCAGGTATTTAAAAAAAAAGTCCTTCCGGCACTAA
- a CDS encoding phage protein Gp36 family protein, which yields MTYLDPTYIQTHIFQRLLVESTADFTDMLDNAEAEQIAVIKSYLSHRYDVNRIFNPDQPVENELLKRILTKLLIYDAVRRNAARKVPADFKDEQEWAMNTLEKLNTGKIILDNLPPAIDDNGNPLLNTIWGHNSNPDFYL from the coding sequence ATGACCTATTTAGACCCCACTTATATACAAACCCATATTTTCCAGCGTCTGCTGGTAGAAAGTACGGCAGACTTTACCGACATGCTGGATAATGCCGAGGCCGAACAGATCGCTGTTATTAAAAGCTATCTCAGCCACCGGTACGACGTAAACAGGATATTCAATCCAGACCAGCCGGTAGAAAACGAACTTTTAAAGCGTATCCTGACCAAGCTGCTCATTTATGATGCCGTTCGCAGGAACGCCGCCCGGAAAGTACCTGCCGATTTTAAAGACGAGCAGGAGTGGGCGATGAATACCCTGGAAAAACTCAACACCGGGAAGATCATACTGGACAACCTCCCGCCTGCAATAGATGATAATGGCAACCCGCTGCTTAACACCATTTGGGGCCATAACAGTAACCCGGACTTTTACCTCTAA
- a CDS encoding DUF1804 family protein, with amino-acid sequence MAKEKEKRIAFDYIVNQGVSPTVTAQKVGVSERTVTRWIQKEGWKKLRNAKQNMSAERSERIRQVIETLTEQRIELFAQIKQAKEGEDKQLLFSLQKEAVGIDDAISKWNKALENIDKENRVSLSAYLEVMEDIFKHLNQYDPKLYVDTLDFQEQHINTISERL; translated from the coding sequence ATGGCAAAGGAGAAGGAAAAGCGCATCGCATTTGACTATATCGTCAACCAGGGGGTGAGTCCAACGGTTACCGCCCAAAAGGTCGGGGTGTCCGAACGCACCGTGACCCGATGGATACAAAAGGAAGGCTGGAAGAAACTCCGAAATGCCAAACAGAATATGTCGGCAGAGCGCAGCGAGCGCATCCGGCAGGTGATCGAAACCCTGACCGAACAACGGATCGAACTCTTTGCACAGATCAAACAGGCCAAAGAGGGGGAGGATAAACAACTCCTGTTCTCCCTGCAAAAAGAAGCTGTCGGGATTGATGACGCCATCTCCAAATGGAACAAGGCCCTGGAGAATATCGATAAGGAAAACCGGGTTTCCCTCTCTGCCTACCTGGAGGTCATGGAGGACATTTTTAAACATCTCAATCAATACGATCCCAAACTCTACGTCGACACCCTCGATTTCCAGGAACAGCACATCAACACCATTAGTGAACGCTTATAG
- a CDS encoding ATP-dependent Clp protease proteolytic subunit codes for MKQYFKIEASTKNGIGQLRITDYIGSSSHANSESVRMLVDGFLEAGVTRSDVYINSGGGSVFQAAEIINELKRLDRVTITVGALAASATTRILAAFPGGRAYRNSQFMIHKPSIDTKGNEDQLQSDLKAIQNLTSDYRQAYANISGKSEEEIEEIWGKGDYWMNAEEAKAFGLIAEIIKEDSAIQARDIAVMTACGCPHIPASTAPKIKNDNQMDRKQIIARLGLDADATDEQIMGALATAKQKADDVDNQKAQAEANAKIRAEALADRAIADKKFTAKERDTYVTLAIANYDAAKTAIDALPSLPKLSAEINPHTSGADLAARVGWTLDDYLDKDPEAYAAMLTENPEKAKKLEDEYFKSQH; via the coding sequence ATGAAACAATACTTTAAAATCGAAGCCAGCACTAAAAACGGGATCGGCCAGCTACGGATCACGGATTATATAGGAAGTAGCAGCCATGCGAACTCGGAATCTGTCCGTATGCTGGTCGACGGCTTCCTGGAAGCAGGTGTAACCAGGTCCGATGTATATATCAACAGTGGCGGAGGCAGTGTTTTCCAGGCCGCCGAGATCATTAACGAATTAAAGCGGCTGGATAGGGTCACTATTACTGTTGGGGCATTAGCCGCCAGTGCAACAACCCGTATCCTGGCTGCTTTTCCCGGAGGCAGGGCCTATCGGAACAGCCAGTTTATGATCCATAAACCATCGATCGATACTAAAGGGAATGAGGACCAGCTGCAATCCGACCTGAAAGCCATTCAGAACCTGACCAGCGACTACCGGCAGGCGTATGCCAATATCTCCGGAAAATCCGAAGAAGAAATCGAGGAAATATGGGGTAAAGGCGATTACTGGATGAATGCCGAAGAAGCTAAGGCGTTCGGTCTTATTGCCGAGATCATCAAGGAAGATAGCGCGATCCAGGCCCGTGACATTGCTGTAATGACGGCCTGCGGTTGCCCCCATATTCCGGCCTCTACCGCACCAAAAATCAAAAACGACAATCAAATGGATAGAAAACAAATCATTGCCAGGCTCGGCCTGGACGCTGATGCCACGGACGAGCAGATCATGGGGGCCCTGGCTACGGCCAAGCAAAAGGCCGATGATGTGGATAACCAAAAAGCCCAGGCCGAGGCTAATGCCAAAATAAGGGCTGAAGCCCTGGCCGACAGGGCGATCGCCGATAAGAAATTCACGGCTAAGGAACGGGATACCTATGTTACCCTGGCCATTGCCAATTACGACGCGGCCAAAACCGCTATCGATGCCCTGCCTTCCCTGCCTAAACTTTCGGCAGAGATCAACCCACATACCTCCGGTGCAGACCTGGCCGCAAGGGTGGGCTGGACCCTGGACGACTACCTGGACAAAGACCCGGAAGCCTACGCGGCCATGCTTACCGAAAACCCGGAAAAGGCAAAAAAACTGGAAGACGAATACTTTAAATCCCAACACTAA